The following proteins come from a genomic window of Rutidosis leptorrhynchoides isolate AG116_Rl617_1_P2 chromosome 10, CSIRO_AGI_Rlap_v1, whole genome shotgun sequence:
- the LOC139870783 gene encoding uncharacterized protein, translating into MPRKSEIKYGPGKSPTLHDLSNNANEVPVDFGVGLNVEKPVVEKFEETDMEPDTIPFPKALESPHQFPYGKKGPKTDDMWETFKQIKINIPLIDVKLTEKVSAVISGSPPPKFKDPGTPLISVTVGNVNVKKALLYLGASINILQSSFVDRYKLGTLKQTDILIQLADRSMRTPRGMLENVIVKVEDFYYPVDFIVMDIETTFRETQPTIILGRPFLATIDALINCRTWVIDISFGNKRSRINIFNSLHTPDVQDCFLLDTNHEQVQKYAPDVKEKEEVRKFTEESMTSEFMESQIRTNAEILMSQQESSKILSAS; encoded by the exons ATGCCCAGGAAATCAGAAATCAAGTATGGTCCAGGTAAGTCTCCTACTTTACATGATTTGAGTAATAATGCTAATGAAGTTCCGGTGGATTTTGGGGTTGGGTTAAATGTtgaaaaaccggtagttgaaaagtttgAGGAAACAGATATGGAGCCTGACACTATTCCATTTCCTAAGGCTTTGGAGTCCCCTCaccaattcccttatgggaaaaagggaccaAAAACAGATGATATGTGGGAAACGTTTAAACAAATAAAAATCAATATTCCActtattgat gtaaaattaactgaaaaagtgagTGCGGTCATTTCTGGTTCACCTCCACCGAAGTTTAAGGACCCGGGGACACCATTAATTTCAGTTACCGTGGGTAATGTTAATGTCAAAAAGGCTTTATTGTATTTGGGGGCTAGTATTAACATACTTCAATCAAGTTTTGTTGACCGGTACAAGTTGGGAACTTTAAAACAAACTGATATTCTCATCCAACTTGCGGATCGATCAATGAGAACTCCAAGGGGTATGTTAGAGAATGTGATTGTCAAAGTTGAGGACTTTTATTACCCCGTAGATTTTATAGTCATGGACATTGAGACCACTTTTAGGGAGACTCAACCAACGATCATTCTTGGTCGTCCATTTTTGGCCACAATTGATGCTCTCATCAATTGTAGAACCTGGGTTATAGACATTTCTTTTGGTAATAAGAGATCACGAATTAATATCtttaattcattacatacaccGGATGTCCAGGATTGTTTTTTGTTGGATACTAACCATGAACAGGTTCAAAAGTATGCACCGGATGTGAAAGAGAAAGAGGAGGTAAGAAAATTTACTGAAGAGAGTATGACGAGTGAATTCATGGAATCTCAAATAAGAACTAATGCAGAAATTTTGATGAGTCAACAAGAGTCATCCAAAATCTTGAGCGCGAGTTGA